The window CCGGGGCTGGTCGACGACGACCTCGCGCTGCTCGGGGAACACGACGACGCGCTCGGTCTCCGCGGTCGCCGCGTAATCCGAGGGATAGTAGACAACGGGGTCGTTCGACACGTCCCGGCGTTCCACGCCCTCTCCCACGAGGTCGTCGAGGCCGTCGCTCGCGTCGGCCTGCGACTCCTCGCGGTGGGTCGCCACGTCCGTCGCGGTGACGACGGGACTCCCGACGGATTCGAGCGCGTCGTAGAACGCGGACAGCGAGAACTCCTCTGACACTACCGCGGCTTGGAGCGCGACGGAAAAGAAGGGCGCGGAATTAGCCGCCGAGGTAGGCGTCCCGGATGTAGTCGTCGCCCCGCAGGTCGTCCGGCGTGCCGTCCTTCTCGATGCGGCCGTTCTCCAGGAGGTAGATGTGGTCGGCGTGGTTCATCGCGAACGTCACGTTCTGCTCGCACAGCAGGACGGTGACGCCGTCCGCTCGGATCTCCTCGATGGCGTCGGAGATGTCTTCGAGGATGACGGGCGCGAGGCCGAGCGTCGGTTCGTCCAGGATGAGCAACTCGGGGTCGCCCATCAGGGCGCGGCCGATGGCGAGCATCTGTTGCTCGCCGCCGCTCATCGTGCGCGCGTTCTGTCCCTTGCGCTCTTCGAGCGTCGGGAACACGTCGTAGACGTACTCCAACCGTTCGGCCTCGCCGTCGCCGTGGCGGTACGCGCCGAGCGTGAGGTTGTCCTCGACGCTCATGTACCCGAAGAGGTCGCGGTCTTCCGTGCAGTGGATGAGGCCGTCGGCGACGAGGTCGCTCGCGTCCACGGACGCCACTTCCGTGCCGTCGTACGTGACGCTCCCGTCGTACGGCCGGAAGCCCGTCACGGTGTTCGCGAGCGTGGATTTCCCGGCGCCGTTCGGCCCGATGACGCTCACGATACTCCCCTCCTCGACGCCGAGGCTGACGCCGCGGAGCGCCGTCACTTCCCCGTACGACACGGCGAGGTCGTCGATGTTCAGAATCATATCTCGTCCCCTCCCAGGTAGGCTTCCTGCACGGTCTCGTCGTTCCGTATCTCCTCGGGCGTTCCCTCCGCGATTTTCGCGCCGAACTGGATGACGATTGCGCGGTCGATGAGGGAGAGCAGGCCGCGCATGTTGTGGTCGACGACGACCAGCGTGATGCCCTCGTCGCGGAGGTCGGTGAGGAGGTCGCTTAGCTCCGTGACCTCGCCGCTCGACAAGCCCGCGAACGGTTCGTCGACCAGGAGGAGGTCGGGGTCGGTCGCGAGCGCACGCCCCAGTTCGAGGCGGAGCAGTCCGGCGTGCGGGAGTTCGTCCGGCGTCTGGTGGAGGCGGTCGCCGAGGCCGACGCGCTCGCAGAGTTCGCGTGCGCGCTCTTCGGTCTCCCCGCGGAGCCCGGAGAGCGAGAAC is drawn from Salarchaeum sp. JOR-1 and contains these coding sequences:
- a CDS encoding ABC transporter ATP-binding protein; translation: MTEYAPDDGLLVLNNLRKEFGGLTAVDDLSFVVEAGEILGFIGPNGAGKSTTFNCVTGAYEPTSGSVHYHGEDVTGEPAYEMVKRGMARTFQSFKPLDDRTVLRNVALALAPDKLFSLSGLRGETEERARELCERVGLGDRLHQTPDELPHAGLLRLELGRALATDPDLLLVDEPFAGLSSGEVTELSDLLTDLRDEGITLVVVDHNMRGLLSLIDRAIVIQFGAKIAEGTPEEIRNDETVQEAYLGGDEI
- a CDS encoding ABC transporter ATP-binding protein; its protein translation is MILNIDDLAVSYGEVTALRGVSLGVEEGSIVSVIGPNGAGKSTLANTVTGFRPYDGSVTYDGTEVASVDASDLVADGLIHCTEDRDLFGYMSVEDNLTLGAYRHGDGEAERLEYVYDVFPTLEERKGQNARTMSGGEQQMLAIGRALMGDPELLILDEPTLGLAPVILEDISDAIEEIRADGVTVLLCEQNVTFAMNHADHIYLLENGRIEKDGTPDDLRGDDYIRDAYLGG